GAAATCAGACCCGAACAGACGATACCACTCCGAGTCACGGTAGGTGCCCGAGGCATCATCGCGCGTTGCCTCGTTGACCACATCCCAGCAATAGACCTTGCCTTTGAAGTGGGTGACCACGTCGGTAATGTAGGTTTCGAGACGTGCCCGCACCAGTGCCTTGTAAGCGGTCATATCCGTGCGGTCGCCATCGAAGAACCACGACGGCGACGTCTGGTGCCACACCAGCGCGTGCCCCCGCACCTCGATTCCATTCGCCTGAGCGAAAGCGATCAGATCATCGGCCGGCGCGAAATTATAAACACCGGGGCTGACGCCGATCGGGCTGGCCTTCATGACGCTCTCGGCGGTGAGGCTGTTGGCGTGCTTGAGCAGAACCGCTTTGGCGCCCGTCTCATTGGCGGTGCCGAAGTCGGCCGCCATGCCGATTTTGAACTTGCCGGCGAAAAAGGTCTTCAGCGCCGGCGCGCTGGCCGGATCGGGCAAGACACGGCCCGGAATTGAGGATGAACTGGAGGCAGAGGAAGACGAACTGCTACCGCCACCGCTGGAACTGCCACCCCCGCCTCCACCGCCGCAGGCCGCGACCAGAGACGAGGCGGCAACCGTAAACAACAGCGACCGGCGGTTAACTGGCGTCATAATCTTCTCCCGTGATCTTATCATGAGGCGCTTGGTGCGCCTCTTGACGCCATGTAAGAAGATTATGTCAGGTGTGTCAAACGCCTACAGTAAACGGGCGATGAGCCAGATGGCGACACCCGCCAGCGGAAGACCGCCCCAGA
The window above is part of the Asticcacaulis sp. MM231 genome. Proteins encoded here:
- a CDS encoding endo-1,4-beta-xylanase → MTPVNRRSLLFTVAASSLVAACGGGGGGGSSSGGGSSSSSSASSSSSIPGRVLPDPASAPALKTFFAGKFKIGMAADFGTANETGAKAVLLKHANSLTAESVMKASPIGVSPGVYNFAPADDLIAFAQANGIEVRGHALVWHQTSPSWFFDGDRTDMTAYKALVRARLETYITDVVTHFKGKVYCWDVVNEATRDDASGTYRDSEWYRLFGSDFIDYAFHAARAADPAVQLFINDYSTEDAGKRGRLMTIVQGMIDRGVPVDGVGHQMHISISYPSAAQVEAALADVEAKGLINHITEMDVSLYNDPGSCFDTPSTCLAALAPGTAAYNSALQAQALKYRELFTVFAAHASVKSVTTWGITDKSTWLNTYPVTRANWPLLFDTSANPKSALWAIVDPAFAP